Part of the Spartobacteria bacterium genome is shown below.
GACTGCTTGTCAGTCTCGGAAAATTGTCGCCCCGCAAATGGCTGAACATACCTGCAACTATCTATATCGATGTGGTTCGCGGAACGCCGCTGCTGGTTCAAATCCTCATTGTTTACTTTGGATTTCCCGGATTTCTCAGTGCTGTATTTGATGACCCCATACGAATCAATGCGTTGGTGGCGGGTGTGATCGCATGCAGCCTGAACAGCGGGGCTTATGTAGCAGAAATCTTCCGTGCGGGCATACAGTCCATTCATCGGGGTCAATATGAGGCGGCGACATCGCTGGGTTTGACGAAGGCGCAGGTCATGATTCACGTCATCCTTCCGCAGGCCTTTCGGCGGATTATTCCTCCCATGGGCAACGAATTTATCGTTCTTCTCAAAGACAGTTCCCTGCTGTCGATCATTGGTGTAAATGAATTGCTGCGGCAAGGTCAACTCTATGCGGCACGTACCTTTGCATCGTTTCCGACATATATTGGTATCGCACTGGTCTATCTCGTGATGACGATGTCGATTTCTCGTCTATTGGCTTTGCTGGAAAGGAGAATGGGCATCTGTGATCGTCGTTCATGATTTACATAAATATTTTGGCTCGCTGGAAGTGCTTAAAGGGGTTGATGTTAAAATCAAACCCAAAGAAGTCGTCTGTGTTATCGGCCCGTCCGGTTCAGGAAAGAGCACGTTTTTGAGGTGCCTGAATTTATTGGAAGTGCCTACGCGCGGACAAATCTTTGTGAATAATGAAGAAGTTCATTTGGATCACCCCAACCTGTGCCAGATTCGCCAGGAAGTGGGCATGGTGTTCCAGAGCTTCAATCTATTCCCTCACAAAACGGCGCTGGAGAACATCATGCTGGCTCCGCGACTGATCCGTAAGCTTTCCAAAGACGAAGCCGAGATTCGCGCCCGAGATTTGCTGCAAAAGGTCGGATTGGAAGATAAAGCCATGAATTACCCCGACTCGCTGTCAGGCGGGCAGCAGCAGCGCGTAGCCATTGCACGTGCACTGGCCATGCAGCCCATGGTTATGCTCTTTGATGAACCGACCTCTGCGCTGGATCCGGAGATGGTGGGTGAAGTGCTGCAAGTGATGAAAAGTCTTGCACGCGAAGGGATGACCATGGTGGTGGTTACCCACGAAATGGGATTTGCCAGGGAAGTAGCCGATCGTGTCCTGTTTATGGATGAGGGCATCATCATGGAAGAAGGCAAACCCGAGGATCTGTTCAGTAATCCCAAGGAAGAGCGCACTCGCGCTTTTCTGCGCGAAGTACTGAAGTAGCGACTATGTAGCAAGCAATGCCAATGCGGTGCCCGTAACACGAAACACAGTCCATTCATCCATGGGAATCGCGCCCTGCGATCTATAAAAATCGATGGCAGGCTGATTCCAGTCCAATACCGACCATTCCAGCCGGCCGCAATCTTCTGCCACAGCACGCGTTGCGAGCTCTTTCAGCATCGCTT
Proteins encoded:
- a CDS encoding amino acid ABC transporter permease; its protein translation is MGLLSEYIHHIWTVLPNLLEGALLTVEVTALSVFFGIFLGLLVSLGKLSPRKWLNIPATIYIDVVRGTPLLVQILIVYFGFPGFLSAVFDDPIRINALVAGVIACSLNSGAYVAEIFRAGIQSIHRGQYEAATSLGLTKAQVMIHVILPQAFRRIIPPMGNEFIVLLKDSSLLSIIGVNELLRQGQLYAARTFASFPTYIGIALVYLVMTMSISRLLALLERRMGICDRRS
- a CDS encoding amino acid ABC transporter ATP-binding protein, with translation MIVVHDLHKYFGSLEVLKGVDVKIKPKEVVCVIGPSGSGKSTFLRCLNLLEVPTRGQIFVNNEEVHLDHPNLCQIRQEVGMVFQSFNLFPHKTALENIMLAPRLIRKLSKDEAEIRARDLLQKVGLEDKAMNYPDSLSGGQQQRVAIARALAMQPMVMLFDEPTSALDPEMVGEVLQVMKSLAREGMTMVVVTHEMGFAREVADRVLFMDEGIIMEEGKPEDLFSNPKEERTRAFLREVLK